The proteins below come from a single Mucilaginibacter mali genomic window:
- the ileS gene encoding isoleucine--tRNA ligase, whose translation MYKEYKQLNLSQTGKDVLEFWQQNNIFEKSISSRPATNPYTFYEGPPSANGMPGIHHVMARAIKDIFCRYKTLKGYQVKRKGGWDTHGLPIELAVEKSLGITKDDIGKKISIEDYNDACRKEVMRYTDVWNDLTEKMGYWVDLQNPYITYKNEYIESLWWILKELYKKGWLYKGYTVQPYSPKSGTGLSSHELNQPGTYKMVKDTTIVAQFHLKNDQQHPLMPTLFESADEDTVILAWTTTPWTLPSNCALAVGENIDYVKIATFNPYTFQPVSVVLAKVLVPKYFKAEGENASFADYKEGDKVIPWTVKAEFKGSALVDLRYHQLMPYVTNAELEAKAFRVIPADFVTTEDGTGIVHTASVFGADDFRACKENDVPSVMVLDETGKEVPLVNKQGKFVDEVTDFAGYYVKEEYYTKEEREAPGFKATDVLISIKLKTDNKAFDVKKYEHSYPHSWRTDEPILYYPLDSWFIKTTAVKDKLVELNKTINWKPESTGTGRFGNWLENLVDWNLSRSRYWGTPLPIWREENGSEEKCIGSIEELNKEIEQSIAAGFMPAGFKLEDMHRPYVDDVVLTSANGNKMFREPDLIDVWFDSGAMPYAQWHFPFENKEQFTDAYPADFIAEGVDQTRGWFFTLHAIAVMLSEASDEVKAVNSLVGNKGVAFKNVVSNGLVLDKNGNKMSKRLGNAVEPFETIEKYGADAARWYMISNASPWDNLKFNIEGLDEVRRKFFGTLYNTYSFFALYANIDKFNYSEAEIKILKRPQIDQWIISMLNTLSKDVDAYYKDFEPTKAARAIQEFVDEHLSNWYVRLCRRRFWRSDIPSDKLSAYQTLYTCLITVSKLMSPIAPFFADQLYKDLNSVTKKEAFESVHLTSFPIYEIPNRKRNPLINGAIKEKMQLAQEISSLILSIRKKVGINVRQPLSKVLIPVLSKKREAQIHEVKELILSETNIKDIWFIHSTSGLIKKKVKANFKILGPKVGKNMKPIVEVINNLSQQQIEILEHKKKLKIEFKVDEEISPIPLFSDFMLLRSDVEIIAEDVPGWQVANLGKLTVALDVTLTNELKQEGTSRELINRVQNLRKNSGFEVTDRINVTLGNAEHIREAVTNNLSYICAEILADTILFNNTLTEGEKTEIDGIEIVIVINKI comes from the coding sequence ATGTACAAGGAATATAAGCAATTAAACTTATCGCAAACAGGTAAAGACGTACTGGAATTCTGGCAGCAGAATAACATCTTCGAAAAAAGCATCAGCAGCAGGCCGGCCACCAACCCTTATACTTTTTACGAAGGGCCGCCCTCTGCCAATGGCATGCCGGGCATTCACCACGTGATGGCACGTGCCATAAAGGATATTTTTTGCCGTTACAAAACCCTTAAAGGTTACCAGGTAAAACGCAAAGGCGGCTGGGATACGCACGGCTTGCCAATTGAGCTGGCGGTTGAAAAATCGCTGGGCATCACTAAGGATGATATCGGCAAAAAGATCTCGATAGAAGATTATAACGATGCCTGCCGCAAAGAGGTAATGCGCTATACCGACGTTTGGAACGACCTCACCGAAAAGATGGGTTACTGGGTCGACCTGCAAAACCCCTACATCACCTACAAGAACGAATACATCGAAAGCCTTTGGTGGATACTGAAGGAACTGTATAAAAAAGGCTGGCTGTACAAAGGTTATACCGTACAGCCATACTCGCCTAAATCGGGCACGGGCTTAAGCTCGCACGAGCTGAACCAGCCGGGTACTTATAAAATGGTAAAGGATACTACCATTGTGGCCCAATTCCATTTAAAGAACGATCAGCAGCACCCGCTGATGCCGACCCTGTTCGAAAGCGCTGATGAGGATACCGTTATCCTGGCCTGGACCACCACCCCGTGGACGCTTCCATCAAACTGTGCCCTGGCCGTTGGCGAGAACATCGACTATGTTAAAATTGCCACCTTTAACCCTTATACTTTCCAACCTGTTAGCGTAGTGCTGGCTAAAGTACTGGTACCAAAATACTTTAAAGCCGAAGGCGAGAACGCATCGTTTGCCGATTATAAAGAAGGCGACAAAGTTATCCCATGGACCGTTAAAGCCGAGTTTAAAGGCAGCGCCCTGGTGGATCTGCGTTATCACCAACTGATGCCTTACGTAACTAACGCAGAGTTAGAAGCCAAAGCATTCCGTGTGATACCTGCCGACTTTGTAACTACCGAAGATGGTACCGGCATTGTGCACACCGCATCTGTTTTTGGCGCGGACGACTTTAGGGCCTGTAAAGAGAACGATGTGCCATCGGTAATGGTACTGGATGAAACAGGCAAGGAAGTACCGCTGGTAAATAAGCAGGGCAAATTTGTAGATGAAGTAACCGACTTTGCCGGTTATTACGTTAAAGAAGAATACTATACCAAAGAAGAACGCGAAGCACCGGGCTTTAAAGCTACCGACGTACTGATATCCATTAAGCTAAAAACGGATAACAAAGCGTTCGACGTTAAGAAATATGAACACAGCTACCCGCACTCGTGGCGTACGGATGAACCGATACTTTACTATCCGCTGGATAGCTGGTTCATCAAAACAACCGCCGTTAAAGATAAGCTGGTAGAACTAAACAAAACCATCAACTGGAAGCCGGAATCGACCGGTACTGGCCGTTTTGGTAACTGGCTGGAGAACCTGGTTGACTGGAACCTGTCGCGTTCGCGCTACTGGGGTACCCCGCTGCCTATCTGGCGCGAGGAAAATGGTTCGGAAGAAAAATGTATCGGTTCGATAGAGGAACTGAACAAGGAGATAGAACAGTCTATCGCCGCGGGCTTTATGCCTGCCGGTTTTAAGCTGGAAGATATGCACCGCCCTTATGTGGATGATGTGGTGTTAACATCAGCCAATGGCAATAAGATGTTCCGCGAACCCGACCTGATCGACGTTTGGTTCGATAGCGGCGCTATGCCTTACGCACAATGGCATTTCCCATTCGAAAATAAGGAACAATTTACCGATGCCTACCCGGCCGATTTTATTGCCGAAGGTGTGGATCAAACCCGTGGCTGGTTCTTTACCCTGCATGCTATAGCCGTAATGCTTAGCGAAGCCAGCGACGAGGTAAAAGCTGTTAACAGCCTGGTGGGTAACAAAGGCGTGGCCTTTAAGAACGTGGTATCAAACGGTTTGGTGCTTGACAAGAACGGCAACAAAATGTCTAAACGTTTAGGCAATGCTGTAGAACCTTTCGAGACCATCGAGAAATATGGTGCCGATGCGGCCCGCTGGTACATGATCAGCAACGCCTCGCCATGGGATAACTTGAAATTCAACATCGAGGGTTTGGACGAGGTGCGCCGTAAATTCTTCGGTACGCTGTATAATACTTACTCGTTCTTCGCGCTGTATGCCAATATCGATAAGTTCAACTACAGCGAGGCCGAGATTAAAATATTAAAGCGACCGCAGATAGATCAATGGATTATTTCAATGCTAAATACTTTGAGTAAAGATGTTGATGCCTATTATAAGGATTTTGAACCCACCAAAGCGGCAAGAGCAATACAGGAATTTGTAGATGAACATTTAAGTAATTGGTATGTACGTTTGTGCCGTCGTAGATTCTGGCGCTCAGATATCCCGAGTGATAAATTATCGGCATATCAGACACTTTATACTTGTCTCATTACGGTATCAAAACTAATGTCTCCGATTGCTCCTTTTTTTGCAGATCAATTATATAAAGACCTTAATTCGGTTACTAAAAAAGAAGCATTTGAGTCGGTACATTTAACCTCTTTTCCAATTTATGAAATTCCTAATAGAAAAAGAAATCCATTAATAAATGGAGCTATAAAGGAGAAGATGCAATTAGCACAAGAAATATCTTCCCTTATATTATCGATAAGAAAAAAAGTTGGCATTAACGTTCGTCAACCTTTATCTAAAGTATTAATTCCCGTACTTAGCAAAAAGAGAGAAGCTCAAATCCATGAGGTTAAAGAACTGATATTATCTGAGACTAACATAAAAGATATTTGGTTTATACACAGTACATCCGGCTTAATTAAAAAGAAGGTCAAAGCAAATTTTAAAATTTTGGGCCCTAAAGTCGGGAAAAACATGAAGCCTATTGTTGAAGTGATTAATAATCTAAGTCAACAACAAATAGAAATCTTGGAACATAAAAAGAAATTAAAAATTGAGTTCAAAGTGGATGAGGAAATATCGCCGATTCCTCTTTTTTCAGATTTTATGCTTTTGAGGTCCGATGTAGAAATCATTGCCGAGGACGTTCCGGGCTGGCAGGTTGCAAATTTAGGCAAACTAACCGTGGCTTTAGATGTTACCTTAACCAACGAATTAAAACAGGAGGGAACATCGAGAGAACTAATTAACCGGGTACAAAACCTGCGTAAAAACAGCGGGTTTGAAGTTACCGACAGGATAAATGTTACACTTGGCAATGCAGAACATATCCGCGAAGCCGTAACTAATAATTTATCCTATATTTGCGCCGAAATTTTGGCGGACACTATCCTGTTTAACAACACTTTAACCGAAGGCGAAAAAACAGAGATAGACGGAATTGAAATTGTAATTGTTATAAATAAAATATAA